The DNA segment TTTCAGTAAGGCTTGTTGCACGCCTTCCCCTGATACATCACGGGTGATTGAGGCGTTTTCAGATTTACGCGTGATTTTATCAATCTCATCAATGTAAATAATGCCTTTTTCTGCTTTTTCGATGTCGTAATCACAATTTTGCAATAATTTTTGCAGCACGTTTTCCACATCTTCCCCCACATAACCGGCTTCGGTTAGCGTGGTGGCATCTGCCATTGCGAAAGGCACATTTAAGGTTCTGGCTAAAGTTTCCGCGAGTAAGGTTTTTCCGCTTCCTGTTGGGCCAATTAACAAAATGTTACTTTTACCTAATTCCACGTCATCAGATTTATACCCTACTTGCTGGCGTTTATAGTGGTTATATACCGCTACCGCTAGCACTTTTTTGGCATAATCTTGCCCGATAACATAATCATCTAAATGGGCGCGAATTTGGTGTGGGGTTGGTAATTCTGTGGTTTGATTTGCTTCCGCTTGCTCTTGCTTTTCGGCATCAACCAGCAAATTATGGCAAAGCTCGATACATTCGTTACAAATCGCGCCGTCTTCACCTGCGATCAATTTTTGCACTTCACTGCGTTTCTTGCCGCACATTGAGCAATGGAGCTGTTGTTCTGTTGTCATAACTTATTCCGTTTCTCTTTTCACTAATACTTCATCAATTAAACCGTATAATTTCGCTTCTTCGGCGGTCATAAAATTATCACGATCGGTATCTTGTTCCACTTTTTCAAAAGGCTGTCCTGTGTGGAACGCTAATCTTTCATTTAAGGTGTGTTTAATTTTTAAGAT comes from the Avibacterium avium genome and includes:
- the clpX gene encoding ATP-dependent protease ATP-binding subunit ClpX, which produces MTTEQQLHCSMCGKKRSEVQKLIAGEDGAICNECIELCHNLLVDAEKQEQAEANQTTELPTPHQIRAHLDDYVIGQDYAKKVLAVAVYNHYKRQQVGYKSDDVELGKSNILLIGPTGSGKTLLAETLARTLNVPFAMADATTLTEAGYVGEDVENVLQKLLQNCDYDIEKAEKGIIYIDEIDKITRKSENASITRDVSGEGVQQALLKLIEGTISSIPPQGGRKHPQQEMLRLDTSKILFICGGAFAGLEKIVEKRVHVGSGIGFGAEVKGQNDKATLTELFTQVEPDDLMKFGLIPEFIGRLPVIAPLAELDEEALIQILTEPKNALTKQYQALFGFEDVTLEFTREALVAMAKKALERKTGARGLRSIVEGLLLDTMYDLPSIENLEKVIIDENTVVDNEPPKMVFRS